A single genomic interval of Helianthus annuus cultivar XRQ/B chromosome 13, HanXRQr2.0-SUNRISE, whole genome shotgun sequence harbors:
- the LOC110898740 gene encoding feruloyl CoA ortho-hydroxylase F6H1-3, giving the protein MAPSISMTPSNPLDILDFVVNKGHGVKGLADLGLKTLPHQYIQPPQERFDHTSNEELNEDSIPVIDLSNSDDPKVAKAVCDAAQKWGFFQIINHGIPIHVLGNVKDATHKFFELPAEEKKKYSKEQSGTNNVRFGTSFTPEAEKALEWKDYLSLFFVSDDEAASLWPAICRNEALEYIRSSETVVKRLLKILMNGLNVKDIDSTKESILMGSKRINLNYYPKCPNPELTVGVGRHSDVSTLTILLQDDIGGLYVRNTKTMEWVHVPPVNGSLVINVGDALQIMSNGKYKSVEHRVTANGNDSRISVPIFVNPRPSDIIGPLVEMVESGEKPIYKHVLYSDYVKHFFRKAHDGKATIDFAKV; this is encoded by the exons ATGGCTCCATCAATCTCCATGACCCCCTCAAACCCACTCGACATTCTCGATTTCGTGGTGAACAAAGGTCATGGAGTTAAAGGCTTAGCAGACCTGGGGCTCAAGACACTACCACACCAATACATTCAACCACCACAAGAACGGTTTGATCACACTAGCAATGAAGAACTGAATGAAGATTCCATCCCGGTTATTGATTTGTCCAACTCGGATGACCCGAAAGTAGCAAAAGCGGTATGTGATGCAGCACAGAAATGGGGATTCTTTCAGATAATAAACCATGGGATCCCTATTCATGTTCTTGGAAATGTCAAAGATGCAACTCACAAGTTTTTTGAGTTGCCagctgaagaaaagaagaaaTACTCGAAAGAACAATCGGGTACCAATAACGTTAGATTTGGTACGAGTTTTACGCCTGAAGCCGAGAAAGCTCTGGAGTGGAAGGATTATCTCAGCCTGTTCTTTGTCTCGGATGATGAGGCTGCTTCCCTCTGGCCAGCCATTTGCAG GAATGAAgctttggaatatataaggagtTCTGAAACGGTTGTCAAGAGGTTGCTCAAGATCCTGATGAATGGGCTAAATGTAAAAGACATTGACTCAACTAAAGAATCAATTCTAATGGGGTCCAAGAGGATTAACCTTAACTACTATCCCAAATGTCCTAACCCTGAGCTTACTGTGGGTGTGGGGCGTCATTCAGACGTGTCCACACTCACAATACTACTTCAAGATGACATTGGCGGGCTTTACGTACGAAACACAAAAACTATGGAATGGGTTCATGTCCCTCCGGTAAATGGATCTTTGGTGATCAATGTTGGAGATGCACTTCAAATCATGAGTAACGGTAAGTACAAAAGTGTTGAGCATCGCGTAACTGCAAATGGAAATGATAGTAGGATTTCAGTCCCGATATTCGTCAACCCAAGGCCTAGTGACATTATTGGACCTTTGGTAGAAATGGTTGAGAGTGGGGAGAAACCGATCTACAAACATGTACTCTACTCGGATTATGTCAAGCATTTTTTCAGAAAGGCACATGATGGGAAAGCCACAATTGATTTTGCAAAGGTGTAA